From a region of the Paenibacillus segetis genome:
- a CDS encoding ABC transporter ATP-binding protein: MEELSSPDIEPVVTTAVETSGPILSVKDVHRSFPVGGGDIHVLKGINMEVLPGQLVMLRGRSGSGKTTLLNMLGGLDQPTSGEIYFSEQPLHKLSDDNRTELRRDQIGFIFQAYALLPLLSAWENVELSLRMAGVPSHEWKKRVTHCLEIVGLGKRMFHRPSELSGGEQQRVAIAKAIAHRPKLLLADEPTANLDSQMGAQVMAVFKNIIHTEQVTICMTTHDPTILEVADHVYEMVDGKFVE, from the coding sequence ATGGAGGAATTGTCCAGCCCTGACATAGAACCAGTAGTCACGACAGCAGTGGAGACAAGTGGTCCTATTTTGTCTGTGAAAGATGTACATAGGTCCTTCCCGGTTGGTGGAGGCGATATCCATGTGCTAAAGGGAATCAATATGGAAGTACTTCCCGGCCAGTTGGTGATGCTTAGGGGCAGGTCCGGTTCGGGTAAAACGACGCTTCTGAATATGCTAGGTGGCCTTGATCAACCGACTTCTGGAGAAATATATTTCTCCGAACAGCCGCTGCACAAGCTTAGCGATGACAATCGCACAGAGTTAAGACGCGATCAAATTGGATTTATTTTCCAAGCTTATGCATTGTTGCCTCTATTGTCAGCTTGGGAGAATGTTGAATTGTCACTCAGAATGGCGGGTGTTCCGTCTCACGAATGGAAGAAACGTGTTACCCATTGCTTAGAGATTGTTGGTCTCGGCAAACGGATGTTTCACCGTCCATCTGAATTGTCTGGGGGAGAACAGCAACGGGTAGCTATTGCCAAGGCAATTGCACACCGACCAAAACTCTTACTAGCGGATGAACCTACGGCCAATCTGGATTCGCAGATGGGGGCTCAAGTTATGGCTGTATTTAAGAACATCATACATACGGAGCAAGTAACGATTTGTATGACTACACACGATCCTACAATCTTGGAGGTAGCGGACCATGTCTATGAAATGGTGGATGGAAAATTTGTTGAATAA
- a CDS encoding efflux RND transporter periplasmic adaptor subunit, with amino-acid sequence MSMKWWMENLLNKKRGITRALVLISLSIILLMTAGCSLLPNEEQEEDLPVITPPTVSKKPEYVVRTDTLEKTVSAVGKLMSQREEPLYFTADGLHIKNVLVKAGDKVKAGAVLVELDVEALEKDLRKAQLEFRQQEITMKETLRKREEMDDFEFEKASIVFEDQRQALVDLEKKIAEGTLTAPFSGTIVSMSAEKGGIVKSYESLGIISDTSSLVVAASFSKEDLEKLSVGMRATVDINSVGVFEGKVKVMPSNTDTSSGNGNGNGGGTPPKKDSIDQYLIVQLDKWPADMERGRQLGVKIVTEKKENAVVIPISVLRSIGSRTYVQVIEEDGSKREVDVEVGMQTATDLEIVKGLTPGQKVVGR; translated from the coding sequence ATGTCTATGAAATGGTGGATGGAAAATTTGTTGAATAAAAAGCGGGGAATTACCCGTGCATTGGTACTTATATCATTATCTATTATTTTGCTTATGACAGCAGGTTGTTCTTTGCTTCCAAATGAAGAACAAGAAGAAGATCTTCCTGTAATCACCCCACCGACGGTTTCTAAGAAACCGGAATATGTGGTGCGTACAGATACCTTAGAGAAGACAGTTTCTGCGGTTGGTAAGCTAATGAGTCAGCGTGAGGAACCATTATATTTTACAGCGGATGGTCTACATATTAAGAATGTTCTTGTCAAGGCAGGAGATAAGGTTAAAGCAGGCGCTGTGCTTGTAGAGCTGGATGTTGAAGCACTTGAGAAGGACCTTCGTAAGGCACAACTAGAATTCCGTCAGCAAGAGATCACAATGAAAGAAACGCTACGTAAGCGAGAAGAGATGGATGATTTTGAATTTGAGAAGGCGTCTATCGTCTTTGAGGACCAACGCCAAGCATTAGTTGATTTGGAGAAGAAAATAGCGGAAGGAACACTTACGGCCCCATTCTCAGGTACGATTGTTTCGATGAGTGCCGAGAAAGGTGGAATCGTGAAGAGTTACGAGTCGCTAGGAATTATTTCGGATACATCATCACTGGTCGTGGCGGCTTCCTTTTCCAAAGAGGATCTGGAGAAGCTCTCTGTTGGGATGAGAGCAACGGTAGACATTAACTCAGTCGGGGTATTTGAAGGCAAAGTCAAGGTAATGCCGAGTAATACCGACACTTCTTCTGGCAATGGTAATGGTAACGGTGGGGGAACGCCTCCTAAGAAAGATAGCATTGACCAATATCTCATTGTTCAACTGGATAAATGGCCAGCTGATATGGAACGTGGCCGTCAGCTTGGCGTTAAAATCGTAACCGAGAAGAAAGAAAATGCGGTGGTTATTCCTATTTCTGTTCTGCGGTCGATCGGATCTCGGACTTATGTTCAGGTTATTGAGGAAGATGGTTCGAAGCGCGAGGTTGATGTGGAGGTTGGCATGCAAACAGCGACAGATTTGGAAATCGTTAAAGGACTCACACCAGGACAGAAAGTAGTGGGTCGTTAA
- a CDS encoding ABC transporter permease: MGTPLLRFLFRKMWNTKWLTISTLLGLIVAVSFTVSIPMYSDGALKRVVSSTLIEESEGLPAGSLLMSYQAPGGSKTDLAGLEAVNKYISDEIPNDIGFPHEAFVNTQAIRSTEVYPQDPTKVDASRTRTMSIISMSGLKDHISISGGKLFSDSADGENIEALMLEDAMYRQDLHVGDVIEYPLSSGLDITLKIKIVGAFQPEKDTDPYWYQGFESVMNSFFISDKVMNDHLLKQLSVPLHNSTWYYAFDLREIKTGQLSPLSSTLDRLNVELYQKLKDTKVDISFGSLLDKFRKQSLQMQTMLFTLAAPMIAMVFYYIVMNSRQSLEKQQSDIAVLRSRGASTKQIILIYLLEGLLLGVVALVLGPLLGWFMSKSIGSANGFLEFVNRKSIPVGFNLDAFLLGVGAVVIAILATLIPAIAYARSSIVNAKQKQARSDRLPGWQRWFLDIVLLGVAGYGYYLFVERQMLTFQTGMTTDELQVQPFLFFVPALAIFAIGLLFLRVFPWLLKLIGWLGKKWLPVPYYLSLTQLSRSASSYYPLMILLVLTLGLGVYNASAARTIDLNSTERTLYKFGADVVMQTVWESTAEVSKPSKSGNGQGGGQGGSGGQPGGNPGGGGQGGGQGSQPTKLIYSEPPFEVFRKLDGVEAAARVLQTKGNIIVSGRSAGQGIIMGIDNVDFSKVAWFRNDLFPVHPFEYLNLLGMNESAALVPTKLAEKYKLKVGDIFTITVGEASIDLAVYGIVPYWPTQYPDETPFIIANLDYIYDQGPLIPYEVWLKMEPGAKVNPLATKLSEQGVDLYSVKDVRSELVKQSKLPTRGGVFGILSLGFLVSVIVSLIGYVLYWFFNLSGRVVQFGILRAMGLSRRQLTLMLLAEQILTAGLSIILGIVIGKVVGKLYLPFLQTADNVTTQVPPFRIVFNAQDTLQLYVVVLVMLLLGAGLLFWQIRRLRVHQAVKMGEER, encoded by the coding sequence ATGGGTACACCTCTATTAAGGTTCTTGTTTCGTAAGATGTGGAATACGAAATGGCTAACGATTAGTACCTTATTGGGACTTATTGTAGCTGTTTCGTTTACGGTTAGTATTCCGATGTATTCAGATGGTGCCTTGAAGCGTGTAGTATCAAGCACACTAATCGAAGAAAGTGAAGGACTTCCTGCAGGCTCCCTACTTATGAGTTATCAGGCACCAGGGGGCTCCAAGACAGATCTGGCAGGACTTGAAGCTGTCAATAAATACATTTCGGATGAGATTCCTAATGATATCGGTTTTCCACACGAGGCATTTGTTAACACTCAGGCGATTCGAAGCACTGAGGTATATCCTCAGGATCCGACTAAGGTTGATGCCAGCCGTACAAGAACCATGTCGATCATCTCGATGAGTGGTTTGAAGGATCACATTTCAATCTCTGGTGGGAAATTGTTCTCTGACAGCGCAGATGGAGAAAATATTGAAGCGTTGATGTTGGAAGATGCAATGTATAGACAGGATTTACATGTGGGTGATGTCATTGAATATCCTTTGTCCAGCGGGCTGGATATTACTTTAAAGATAAAGATAGTTGGCGCTTTTCAACCTGAGAAGGATACCGATCCTTATTGGTATCAGGGTTTTGAGAGCGTGATGAATAGCTTTTTTATTAGTGATAAAGTTATGAATGATCATTTGCTAAAACAACTGTCGGTTCCCTTACATAACTCCACGTGGTATTACGCATTTGATCTCCGTGAGATCAAAACCGGACAGTTGTCACCTTTATCAAGTACACTGGATCGTCTCAATGTTGAACTGTACCAAAAGCTAAAAGATACAAAAGTGGATATTTCGTTTGGTAGCCTACTAGACAAATTCCGTAAACAAAGCTTACAAATGCAAACCATGCTCTTCACATTGGCAGCACCGATGATTGCCATGGTGTTCTACTATATTGTGATGAACTCTCGCCAATCGCTGGAGAAACAGCAAAGTGATATCGCTGTTCTTCGCAGTAGAGGCGCGTCAACGAAGCAGATTATTTTAATATATCTGTTAGAGGGGTTACTACTAGGGGTAGTTGCTCTGGTGTTAGGACCACTTCTAGGGTGGTTTATGTCTAAGAGCATAGGTTCCGCCAACGGGTTCTTGGAGTTCGTTAATCGGAAGTCAATTCCTGTTGGTTTTAATCTCGATGCCTTTCTACTCGGTGTAGGGGCTGTGGTCATAGCTATTTTGGCTACGTTAATACCTGCAATAGCTTATGCTAGGTCGTCGATCGTCAACGCCAAGCAGAAGCAAGCGCGATCCGATCGTCTTCCAGGATGGCAGCGCTGGTTCCTCGATATCGTTCTATTGGGCGTTGCGGGGTATGGGTATTATTTGTTCGTTGAACGTCAAATGCTGACATTCCAGACCGGTATGACAACGGATGAGCTTCAAGTTCAGCCATTCCTTTTCTTCGTACCAGCACTCGCTATATTTGCGATTGGATTGTTATTCTTACGTGTTTTCCCGTGGTTGCTGAAGTTAATCGGTTGGCTAGGGAAAAAATGGTTGCCGGTTCCATATTATTTGAGTTTAACTCAGTTATCACGTTCGGCATCTTCTTATTATCCGCTTATGATTTTGCTTGTTCTAACGCTAGGACTTGGCGTATATAATGCGTCTGCTGCGCGGACGATTGACCTTAACTCGACAGAGCGAACGCTTTATAAGTTTGGTGCGGACGTTGTCATGCAGACGGTATGGGAATCGACAGCGGAGGTGTCTAAGCCTTCTAAGAGCGGTAATGGTCAAGGAGGCGGCCAAGGTGGCTCTGGTGGTCAACCAGGTGGAAATCCTGGAGGCGGGGGGCAAGGAGGCGGTCAAGGTTCTCAACCAACGAAACTTATTTATTCGGAACCTCCATTTGAAGTATTCCGTAAACTAGACGGTGTGGAAGCTGCCGCGCGGGTTCTTCAAACCAAGGGCAACATCATCGTGTCCGGCCGTTCTGCTGGTCAAGGTATCATTATGGGAATCGATAATGTTGATTTCTCTAAAGTGGCATGGTTCCGGAACGATCTTTTCCCGGTACATCCATTTGAGTATTTAAATTTATTAGGCATGAATGAAAGTGCTGCTCTAGTACCGACAAAACTTGCCGAGAAATATAAGCTAAAAGTTGGCGACATATTTACAATTACGGTTGGTGAAGCATCTATTGATTTAGCGGTTTATGGCATTGTGCCGTATTGGCCTACTCAATATCCCGATGAAACACCGTTTATCATTGCTAACTTAGATTACATTTATGATCAGGGTCCTTTAATTCCTTATGAAGTTTGGTTGAAAATGGAGCCTGGGGCAAAGGTGAATCCACTTGCGACTAAACTTAGTGAACAGGGTGTTGATCTGTACTCGGTAAAGGATGTACGTAGCGAGCTGGTTAAACAGAGTAAACTTCCGACCCGAGGTGGGGTATTTGGTATCTTGAGTTTAGGTTTCCTCGTATCGGTCATTGTTTCCTTGATCGGATACGTTCTTTATTGGTTCTTTAATTTATCTGGTAGGGTTGTACAATTTGGTATCCTCCGGGCTATGGGGTTATCGCGTAGACAATTAACCCTCATGCTGCTGGCGGAACAAATCTTAACAGCAGGATTATCGATCATTCTGGGGATCGTCATTGGTAAGGTAGTTGGTAAGCTATACCTTCCATTCCTACAGACAGCCGATAACGTCACAACGCAGGTACCACCATTCAGGATTGTATTTAACGCTCAGGATACGCTCCAATTGTATGTAGTCGTACTGGTTATGCTGTTGCTCGGTGCTGGCCTTTTATTCTGGCAGATTCGCCGTCTTCGTGTACATCAAGCGGTTAAAATGGGAGAGGAGCGTTAA
- a CDS encoding S-layer homology domain-containing protein: protein MKKIKVITLLVTAALTSAISMNALSATITEKKSNEPFKDIQNSYAKDSIINLHSKGIMNGTTSELFSPTKKITRAEFITTLVRLLRLEPSSSMIPAYKDVAPTSWYYGSIQTATELALTEGTGGAMFEPSKPITRQEAATWIIRALKQKTTNSSSSTDYTDNSAIASWARPYVSTITKLGLMKGSEGKFYPNQDITRQETAVLLDRLLQNNSWSTVLESTTQASKIQMGWQYGQTNEEYEQSIMKSNVNVLSPRWFFLESDKTIKDYTNSSLVTWAKKNGKKIWPLLGNRSSQETTHQFLSSSERTAAAIQKIKSLVTKYDFDGINIDFENVLPADRENFSKFVSSLSEQLHSIGAVVSVDVSPDLGSDWTEAFDYRLLGQKADYLVLMGYDEHWSGGSTPGPVASLSWVQSGLDTLLKQVPAEKVILALPLYNRDWTLNRNGTAVSSEDISLVDQDEKLQRLGVRAIWDSKLGQYTGDYSKNGITHRIWLEEARSLSLKYRMATDRKIAGFAYWSIGGETTDIWTSLRNTERYASYSFK from the coding sequence TTGAAAAAAATCAAAGTAATTACACTACTAGTCACTGCTGCGCTCACTTCCGCCATTTCTATGAATGCACTATCAGCAACAATAACAGAAAAGAAATCTAATGAGCCATTTAAGGATATACAAAATAGTTATGCTAAAGATTCCATTATCAATCTTCATTCGAAGGGAATTATGAACGGAACAACATCCGAGCTCTTCTCCCCAACAAAGAAGATTACCCGAGCAGAATTTATTACAACACTAGTGCGCTTGCTGCGTTTAGAACCTTCATCTTCTATGATTCCTGCATATAAAGATGTTGCTCCAACATCTTGGTACTACGGTTCTATCCAGACTGCTACTGAGCTCGCGTTGACCGAAGGTACAGGGGGAGCAATGTTTGAGCCTTCCAAACCGATCACACGGCAGGAGGCTGCCACCTGGATCATTCGAGCTTTGAAACAGAAAACTACTAATTCATCGTCCTCTACCGATTATACTGATAACTCGGCGATAGCTTCATGGGCACGTCCCTATGTATCTACCATTACAAAACTGGGTCTAATGAAAGGTAGTGAAGGGAAGTTTTATCCCAACCAAGATATTACTAGACAAGAGACTGCGGTACTCCTAGATCGATTACTTCAAAATAACAGTTGGTCTACCGTGCTTGAATCTACAACCCAAGCCTCAAAAATACAAATGGGCTGGCAGTATGGACAAACTAATGAGGAATATGAGCAATCGATTATGAAATCTAACGTGAATGTGCTATCCCCACGTTGGTTTTTTCTTGAGAGCGATAAGACCATAAAGGATTACACTAATTCCTCACTTGTTACCTGGGCGAAGAAGAATGGAAAGAAAATTTGGCCCTTGTTAGGCAACCGATCCTCTCAAGAAACAACTCATCAGTTCTTAAGCTCTTCTGAGCGAACTGCTGCGGCCATCCAAAAGATCAAATCTTTAGTAACAAAATATGATTTTGACGGGATTAATATAGATTTTGAAAATGTACTTCCCGCAGACCGCGAGAATTTTTCCAAATTCGTCTCAAGTTTGAGTGAGCAGTTACACTCAATAGGTGCTGTAGTGTCTGTTGACGTCTCCCCAGATCTGGGCTCAGACTGGACTGAGGCGTTCGACTATCGTTTATTAGGCCAGAAAGCGGACTATCTTGTTCTCATGGGATATGACGAGCACTGGTCAGGAGGTTCAACACCTGGTCCCGTAGCCTCCTTATCATGGGTGCAAAGTGGTCTAGACACCTTATTAAAGCAAGTTCCCGCAGAGAAGGTTATTTTGGCTCTGCCATTATATAATCGTGACTGGACGCTAAACCGCAATGGAACCGCAGTTTCTTCAGAAGATATTTCACTTGTAGACCAAGATGAAAAATTACAACGGCTGGGTGTAAGGGCGATTTGGGATAGTAAGCTTGGACAATATACCGGTGATTATAGCAAGAATGGTATCACACATCGAATCTGGCTGGAGGAAGCACGTTCTCTTTCTTTAAAATACCGGATGGCCACAGACCGCAAAATTGCTGGGTTTGCTTACTGGTCCATCGGTGGCGAGACCACAGATATTTGGACAAGTCTACGTAATACGGAAAGGTACGCTTCTTATAGCTTCAAATAA
- a CDS encoding ABC transporter ATP-binding protein has product MIHCEGLVKIFKSEDIEVVALQGLNLTVEQGEMMAIIGNSGSGKSTLLNILGGLDRPTAGQVSVGGWDLLKIQDEQLVEYKRKTVGFVWQNNARNLLPYLTALENVEMPMMLTGKVDRAYAKQLLEWVGLKDRMHNKLHQLSGGEQQRVAIAISLSNRPQMLLADEPTGSVDTATSDQIMKIFRDVNREVGITIVIVTHDLTLASKVDRVVAIRDGLTSTEFLKRNPNLDLATMDGFSEGGLQEIHEAFVVVDRVGRLQVPKEYLEAVGIGGRASMEFDGEKIVITAPKSLEGEKS; this is encoded by the coding sequence ATGATCCATTGTGAGGGTTTGGTCAAAATTTTTAAATCCGAGGATATTGAAGTCGTAGCACTCCAAGGACTAAATTTGACCGTTGAACAAGGGGAAATGATGGCGATTATTGGTAACAGTGGTAGTGGTAAATCGACGTTGCTAAATATTCTAGGTGGACTCGACCGGCCTACTGCCGGTCAGGTGTCCGTCGGTGGATGGGATCTACTTAAGATCCAAGATGAGCAATTGGTTGAATACAAACGTAAGACCGTGGGCTTCGTGTGGCAGAACAATGCTCGTAACCTGTTGCCTTACTTGACGGCACTAGAAAATGTGGAAATGCCGATGATGCTTACAGGCAAAGTAGACCGTGCTTACGCCAAACAATTGCTGGAATGGGTTGGGCTAAAAGATCGTATGCACAATAAGCTGCATCAACTTTCAGGAGGAGAACAACAGCGTGTAGCGATTGCAATATCCCTATCTAACCGCCCGCAGATGCTACTAGCTGATGAACCAACAGGATCTGTTGATACAGCAACATCGGATCAGATTATGAAAATTTTCCGTGACGTTAATCGTGAGGTGGGGATTACGATAGTTATCGTTACCCATGATTTAACGTTAGCAAGTAAAGTGGACCGAGTGGTTGCTATTCGGGACGGCTTGACGAGTACGGAATTTTTGAAACGGAACCCTAATCTGGATTTGGCTACAATGGACGGTTTCTCTGAAGGTGGACTTCAGGAGATTCATGAAGCGTTTGTCGTTGTTGACCGGGTTGGACGACTTCAAGTTCCGAAGGAGTATTTGGAAGCCGTGGGTATTGGTGGCCGAGCAAGTATGGAATTTGATGGGGAGAAGATTGTTATTACAGCACCAAAATCATTGGAGGGGGAAAAATCATAA
- a CDS encoding ABC transporter substrate-binding protein encodes MAENGKLRKVLTVSLTATLALGLLAGCNSGKAPEGKEEKVLRIGMMYGGSDDSYFRQQYTDIYEFTHQNIKIEIVPAIDQSQYRYNDGTEPYVQPDYLESMKKLLTGSNPVDIVVADTGTLKQLIQENTLKQLDPMIQEDKFDTADFVPAVIDGIKDLGDGKLYALTPTFSASALYYNKKMFTDAGIDLPTDKMTWDDIFNIARRLAKGEGKDRVYGFSFNRYKGSDPFWDMQYSYSNALQLRTFDEKAENMTVNSPQWVKIWETISKLAKDKIIPDNSNQMGSDEPWTAISSDMFLSGKVAMTIGESNYVNEIADANNNAAKIKNFTPIDWDVVTVPIHPEKPDIGGNIYLNNTFSINSSAPNPETAWDFIKFIGSEEWAKLRSRASTYEMVARKTYIQPKQGLDYNIQAFYLLKPFPPSNPKDDKLMSEKPGLYSITNSGRTFFQEVLDNKKTPEEALNEWAEKGNKMLQEIKNNPKTQFQDDGTPFIPDESGNAMGIRG; translated from the coding sequence ATGGCGGAGAATGGAAAGTTACGTAAGGTGTTGACTGTTTCTCTCACAGCGACCTTAGCGTTAGGGTTGCTTGCAGGCTGTAATTCAGGCAAGGCTCCAGAAGGTAAGGAAGAGAAGGTGCTTCGAATCGGAATGATGTATGGTGGTAGTGACGACTCTTATTTCCGCCAGCAGTACACCGATATTTATGAATTTACTCATCAAAATATTAAAATAGAAATTGTTCCCGCTATTGACCAAAGTCAATATCGTTATAACGATGGAACCGAACCTTATGTTCAGCCAGATTATTTGGAAAGTATGAAGAAACTGCTGACAGGAAGTAACCCTGTTGATATTGTAGTAGCTGATACAGGCACACTGAAACAGTTAATTCAAGAGAACACGCTAAAACAATTAGATCCAATGATTCAGGAAGATAAGTTCGATACAGCCGATTTTGTTCCAGCGGTTATCGATGGTATTAAAGATCTGGGCGATGGCAAGCTATATGCGTTAACACCAACGTTTAGTGCTTCTGCTCTATATTATAACAAGAAGATGTTTACGGATGCCGGTATCGATTTGCCAACAGATAAAATGACGTGGGATGATATATTTAATATAGCCCGTCGATTAGCAAAAGGAGAAGGGAAAGATCGGGTATATGGATTTTCCTTCAATCGATACAAAGGTAGCGATCCTTTCTGGGATATGCAGTATTCTTACTCCAATGCTCTGCAATTGAGAACTTTTGACGAAAAAGCAGAGAACATGACTGTTAACTCCCCGCAATGGGTAAAAATTTGGGAGACTATTAGTAAGCTAGCCAAAGATAAGATTATCCCTGATAATTCGAATCAAATGGGTAGTGATGAACCTTGGACTGCAATCAGCAGTGATATGTTCCTGTCTGGTAAAGTAGCAATGACGATTGGCGAAAGCAATTACGTCAATGAAATTGCTGATGCAAATAATAATGCCGCTAAGATCAAGAATTTTACTCCTATTGATTGGGATGTGGTAACCGTTCCTATTCATCCGGAGAAACCGGATATTGGTGGGAATATCTACCTGAACAATACATTCTCAATCAACAGCAGTGCTCCAAATCCTGAAACAGCTTGGGATTTCATTAAATTCATCGGTAGCGAAGAATGGGCGAAGCTTAGATCACGGGCAAGTACCTACGAAATGGTAGCTCGTAAGACATACATTCAACCGAAACAAGGGCTAGATTATAACATTCAGGCATTCTATTTGCTGAAGCCATTCCCACCAAGCAACCCTAAGGACGATAAATTGATGTCTGAGAAACCAGGGCTGTATAGCATAACAAATAGTGGTCGGACTTTCTTCCAAGAGGTACTTGATAATAAGAAAACTCCAGAGGAAGCACTGAATGAATGGGCGGAAAAGGGTAATAAAATGCTACAAGAGATCAAAAATAACCCGAAAACGCAATTTCAAGATGATGGAACCCCATTTATTCCAGATGAAAGTGGAAACGCGATGGGTATTAGGGGATAA
- the pyrE gene encoding orotate phosphoribosyltransferase, whose amino-acid sequence MINSNQIAQQIADNLLTIGAVALRPHEPFTWTSGIKSPIYCDNRLTMSYPEIRDLIAESFAAVIRESYPDAEVIAGTATAGIPHAAFVAQKLGLPMAYIRDKAKGHGKENQIEGIIKPGQKVVVIEDLISTGGSSLKAALAVEAAQAKPLAVLAIFSYQLDKAVNAFAEAGIPLQTLSNYTALIDVAVQRGVIKAEDLELLKSWRQDPASFGN is encoded by the coding sequence GTGATTAATTCTAATCAAATTGCACAGCAAATCGCTGATAATCTATTAACTATTGGGGCTGTAGCACTTCGGCCACATGAACCATTTACTTGGACATCGGGAATTAAGTCCCCTATATATTGTGACAATCGTCTGACGATGTCTTACCCTGAAATTCGCGATTTGATCGCTGAATCTTTCGCGGCTGTAATTCGTGAGTCTTATCCGGATGCAGAAGTTATCGCGGGAACAGCGACGGCGGGTATTCCACATGCGGCTTTTGTTGCCCAAAAGCTTGGGTTGCCGATGGCTTATATCCGTGATAAAGCCAAAGGTCATGGTAAAGAAAATCAAATTGAAGGAATTATCAAACCAGGACAAAAAGTTGTCGTAATCGAAGATTTGATCTCAACTGGTGGTAGCTCACTTAAAGCTGCTCTTGCTGTAGAAGCAGCCCAAGCTAAGCCACTTGCTGTACTTGCTATATTTAGCTATCAGTTGGATAAAGCAGTGAATGCATTCGCTGAAGCAGGTATTCCACTTCAAACGTTGTCCAATTATACGGCATTGATTGACGTAGCGGTTCAGCGTGGTGTCATTAAGGCTGAGGATTTAGAGCTGTTGAAGTCTTGGCGGCAAGATCCAGCATCATTTGGTAATTAA
- the pyrF gene encoding orotidine-5'-phosphate decarboxylase, with protein sequence MTSSFNQAAGRLMVALDYPAVDEARNLIKSLEDIPCYMKIGMQLYYTAGPDFVRELKNLGYSVFLDLKMHDIPNTVKGGANSITRLGVDMFNVHAAGGLKMMSAAREGAREALEANSSLKMPLIIAVTQLTSTNQGMLNEEIGIPGTVEDAVVSYAELTKKAGLDGVVASPLEVKSIKERCGLHFQTVTPGIRPKGSAAGDQSRTLTPGEAMRQGTDFIVVGRPITAAPSPREALEQIIEEMKLS encoded by the coding sequence ATGACGAGTAGTTTTAACCAAGCTGCTGGACGTTTAATGGTGGCTTTAGATTATCCTGCTGTGGATGAGGCAAGGAATCTGATCAAATCACTTGAAGATATTCCTTGCTATATGAAGATCGGTATGCAGCTCTATTATACGGCTGGTCCTGATTTTGTACGTGAATTAAAAAACCTAGGATATTCTGTGTTTCTGGATTTGAAAATGCACGACATCCCAAACACCGTGAAAGGCGGCGCGAACAGTATCACACGGCTTGGAGTGGATATGTTCAATGTTCATGCTGCAGGTGGATTGAAGATGATGTCAGCGGCTAGAGAGGGTGCTAGGGAAGCACTTGAGGCTAATTCCTCTCTCAAGATGCCACTCATTATTGCAGTGACGCAACTTACTAGCACGAATCAAGGCATGCTAAACGAAGAAATCGGGATTCCAGGTACTGTTGAAGATGCCGTTGTGTCTTATGCAGAACTCACGAAAAAAGCAGGTCTCGACGGTGTTGTTGCATCGCCGTTGGAAGTAAAGTCGATAAAAGAAAGATGTGGACTGCATTTTCAGACAGTTACTCCAGGTATCCGTCCGAAGGGCAGTGCAGCAGGAGATCAATCTCGGACTTTAACACCAGGAGAAGCAATGCGACAAGGAACGGACTTTATTGTTGTAGGTCGTCCTATTACCGCTGCTCCGAGCCCACGTGAAGCGTTGGAACAAATTATAGAGGAGATGAAGTTATCGTGA